In Triticum aestivum cultivar Chinese Spring chromosome 5B, IWGSC CS RefSeq v2.1, whole genome shotgun sequence, the following proteins share a genomic window:
- the LOC123113398 gene encoding aspartate-semialdehyde dehydrogenase, with protein MQTAAAVHRPHLLAASPLGGRASRRPSTVRMALREDGPSVAIVGATGAVGQEFLRVITARDFPYRSLRLLASERSAGKRINFEGRDYTVQDLAAPGAFEGIDIALFSAGGGVSRAHAPAAVASGAVVVDNSSAYRMDPDVPLVIPEVNPEAMADVRLGKGAIVANPNCSTIICLMAVTPLHRHAKVKRMVVSTYQAASGAGAAAMEELKLQTREVLEGKPPTCNIFSQQYAFNIFSHNAPIVENGYNEEEMKMVKETRKIWNDKDVRVTATCIRVPTMRAHAESVNLQFEKPLDEDTAREILRAAPGVTISDDRAANRFPTPLEVSDKDDVSVGRIRQDLSQDDNRGLELFVCGDQIRKGAALNAVQIAEMLLK; from the exons atgcAGACCGCCGCAGCCGTCCACCGGCCGCACCTCCTGGCGGCGTCCCCGCTCGGGGGCCGCGCCAGCCGGCGGCCCTCCACGGTCCGCATGGCGCTCCGCGAGGACGGCCCGTCCGTGGCCATCGTGGGCGCCACCGGCGCGGTGGGGCAGGAGTTCCTGCGCGTCATCACCGCCCGCGACTTCCCCtaccgcagcctccgcctcctcgccagcgagCGCTCCGCGGGCAAGCGCATCAACTTCGAGGGCCGGGACTACACCGTCCAGGACCTCGCGGCGCCGGGGGCCTTCGAGGGGATCGACATCGCGCTCTTCAGCGCCGGCGGAGGCGTCAGCCGCGCCcacgcgcccgccgccgtcgccagcGGCGCTGTCGTCGTCGACAACAGCTCCGCCTACCGGATGGACCCCGACGTGCCGCTCGTCATCCCCGAGGTCAACCCCGAGGCCATGGCCGACGTTCGGCTCGGGAAAGGGGCTATCGTCGCCAACCCCAACTGCTCTACCATCATCTGCCTCATGGCTGTCACGCCGCTGCATCGCCACGCCAAG GTCAAAAGGATGGTTGTCAGCACATACCAAGCAGCAAGTGGTGCTGGTGCTGCAGCCATGGAAGAACTCAAACTTCAGACTCGGGAG GtcttggaaggaaagccaccaACCTGCAACATTTTCAGTCAACAG TATGCTTTTAATATATTTTCGCATAATGCGCCTATTGTTGAAAATGGCTATAATGAGGAAGAGATGAAAATGGTGAAGGAGACCAGAAAAATCTGG AATGACAAGGATGTAAGAGTAACTGCAACTTGTATACGGGTTCCTACAATGCGCGCGCATGCCGAAAGCGTGAATCTACAGTTTGAAAAACCACTTGATGAG GACACTGCCAGAGAAATCTTGAGGGCTGCTCCTGGTGTTACCATTAGTGACGACCGTGCTGCCAACCGCTTCCCTACACCACTGGAG GTATCGGATAAAGATGATGTATCAGTTGGTAGAATTCGTCAGGACTTGTCACAAGATGATAACAGAGG GTTGGAGTTATTTGTATGTGGAGACCAGATACGTAAAGGCGCCGCGCTGAACGCTGTGCAGATTGCAGAGATGCTACTGAAGTAA
- the LOC123113400 gene encoding peamaclein, translating into MKLRPTAATVALLLFLLLASSSLRAAMAGSAFCDGKCGVRCSKASRHDDCLKYCGICCAECNCVPSGTAGNKDECPCYRDKTTGQGARKRPKCP; encoded by the exons ATGAAGCTTCGCCCCACCGCCGCCACTGtggctctcctcctcttcctcctcttggcATCCTCGTCTCTGCGTGCCGCCATGGCTGGATCAG CGTTCTGCGACGGCAAGTGCGGGGTGAGGTGCTCCAAGGCGAGCCGGCACGACGACTGCCTCAAATACTGTGGGATATGCTGCGCCGAGTGCAACTGCGTGCCATCGGGGACGGCCGGCAACAAGGACGAGTGCCCCTGCTACCGCGACAAGACCACCGGCCAAGGGGCGCGCAAGAGGCCCAAGTGCCCATGA
- the LOC123113399 gene encoding peamaclein has protein sequence MKKLRTTTLALLLLLVFLAASSLRAAMAGSAFCDGKCGVRCSKAGRHDDCLKYCGICCAECNCVPSGTAGNKDECPCYRDKTTGHGARKRPKCP, from the exons ATGAAGAAGCTTCGCACCACCACTCTggctctccttctcctcctcgtcttcctagCAGCCTCGTCCCTCCGTGCCGCCATGGCTGGGTCAG CGTTCTGCGACGGCAAGTGCGGGGTGAGGTGCTCCAAGGCGGGGCGGCACGACGACTGCCTCAAGTACTGCGGGATATGCTGCGCCGAGTGCAACTGCGTGCCGTCGGGGACCGCCGGCAACAAGGACGAGTGCCCCTGCTACCGCGACAAGACCACCGGCCACGGCGCGCGCAAGAGGCCCAAGTGCCCATGA
- the LOC123113395 gene encoding dual specificity protein kinase shkD: MDWVEQFNISDLKGPKNLPTSGPLSFTSRQLPRDYYDVKSTKVKLICNFGGTFLPRPSDGELRYIGGDRHLMKISRDISWQELVSKTTRLIRRAHTIKYHLPGEQLSMLISITSDDDLRHMIDECIVLEENREMINMYLFSRKDDERHVRFVVQGSSDAEKEAQFIALVNGIITTPGYEPRAHSVGRSSANDLDQLMFGISVEAGPLAGRTEEASVSIKSKPLQSIAVPPVTASGQLERTPPSTQRRMINQYYKAQGNEESLISAARKTSKASPGASAPSESTAQHQQTATDTYRTTGAQEKISPRKQLQIPLDNSSVTTQPSNSLRKNTNFQPHNRMEISEPSHESTSPGGNISANLQYPERSVPTNSIQKNQPAGPATSVLPFASTPLDKRINLQPNTLVRASSDTIQERPGSPTTDEHASEITRFRSVGTGIINPQIRAPLHEAEDNAAPSIPEAELRETKSSEKSLPANAVLGRDLMSNVQIISNDDLEDLREMGAGAFGTVFHGKWRGTDVAIKRINNSCFSYQSSQADKLITEFWREAAIISKLHHPNILALYGVVNNGPGGTLATVTEFMVNGSLKKVLSRKDKYLDWRKRVLVAMDAAIGMEYLHSKDIVHFDLKCDNLLVNVKDPSRPICKVADFGLSKMKQATMVSGGMRGTLPWMAPELLTMSGTKVSEKVDVYSFGVVMWEILTGEDPYDGMHYGGVIGGILSDTLRPPVPTSCNPEWKKLMEQCWSTEPERRPSFTEVATCLRSMLQAQK, from the exons ATGGACTGGGTGGAACAATTTAACATTTCTGATCTGAAAGGACCAAAGAATCTGCCAACATCTGGTCCACTGAGTTTCACCAGCAGACAGCTCCCTCGAGATTACTACGATGTTAAATCAACGAAGGTAAAGCTTATCTGCAACTTCGGCGGCACTTTCTTGCCAAGGCCAAGTGACGGCGAGCTCCGGTACATCGGTGGCGACAGGCATCTGATGAAAATTAGCCGGGACATTTCTTGGCAAGAGTTGGTCAGCAAGACAACAAGGCTAATAAGGAGAGCCCACACGATAAAGTACCACCTCCCTGGGGAGCAACTGAGCATGCTCATCTCCATCACCTCCGATGATGACCTCCGGCATATGATTGATGAGTGCATTGTGCTAGAGGAAAACAGAGAAATGATCAACATGTACCTCTTCTCTCGCAAGGACGATGAGCGCCACGTGCGTTTCGTGGTGCAAGGCTCATCCGATGCCGAGAAAGAAGCGCAGTTCATCGCTCTTGTCAATGGGATCATCACCACACCAGGTTATGAGCCGAGAGCACACAGCGTCGGTCGATCCTCAGCCAATGACCTGGACCAGCTGATGTTTGGCATCAGTGTGGAAGCAGGGCCGCTGGCAGGCAGAACAGAGGAAGCTTCAGTGTCCATCAAAAGCAAGCCCTTGCAGAGCATAGCGGTACCGCCAGTGACAGCAAGTGGTCAGCTGGAGAGGACGCCCCCAAGTACCCAGAGACGGATGATCAACCAGTATTATAAGGCACAAGGTAATGAAGAGAGCTTGATCTCTGCAGCCAGAAAGACTAGTAAAGCTTCCCCTGGTGCATCTGCGCCTTCTGAATCCACGGCGCAGCATCAACAGACTGCCACAGATACTTACAGAACTACTGGGGCACAGGAAAAAATATCACCAAGGAAACAGCTTCAGATACCATTGGACAACAGTAGTGTGACGACGCAGCCATCAAATTCATTAAGGAAGAACACTAATTTCCAACCGCACAACAGGATGGAGATATCTGAACCTAGTCATGAATCCACTAGTCCTGGCGGCAACATCAGTGCAAACTTGCAGTACCCGGAGAGGTCAGTTCCAACCAACAGCATCCAGAAGAACCAGCCTGCAGGTCCTGCAACATCGGTGCTTCCTTTTGCTTCTACACCTTTAGACAAAAGAATAAATCTGCAACCAAATACTCTTGTGCGTGCTTCAAGTGATACAATACAAGAACGACCCGGCAGTCCAACAACAGATGAGCATGCATCAGAAATCACTCGATTTCGCTCAGTTGGCACTGGCATCATTAATCCTCAAATCAGAGCTCCATTGCATGAAGCTGAAGATAATGCTGCACCATCAATCCCAGAGGCTGAG CTACGCGAAACCAAGAGCAGTGAAAAATCTCTGCCTGCAAATGCAGTGTTGGGCAGAGATCTTATGAGTAATGTCCAG ATAATAAGCAACGACGACCTCGAAGATCTTCGTGAGATGGGCGCCGGAGCATTTGGAACTGTTTTTCATGGAAAATGGAGGGGAACAGATGTTGCAATTAAACGGATAAATAACAGTTGTTTTTCATACCAATCATCCCAGGCAGATAAACTG ATAACAGAATTTTGGAGGGAGGCCGCTATCATCTCAAAACTTCACCATCCAAATATTCTGGCACTTTACGGGGTTGTGAATAACGGGCCAGGGGGGACATTAGCTACTGTAACTGAATTCATGGTCAATGGATCTCTAAAGAAAGTACTCAGTCGCAAGGACAAATATCTCGATTGGCGCAAGAGGGTACTTGTTGCAATGGATGCCGCCATTGGAATGGAATATCTGCACTCAAAGGACATTGTCCATTTTGATCTGAAATGTGATAACTTGCTAGTGAATGTTAAGGATCCCTCTCGTCCAATATGCAAG GTTGCTGATTTTGGTTTATCAAAGATGAAACAAGCCACCATGGTTTCTGGTGGAATGAGAGGAACTCTTCCATGGATGGCCCCAGAATTGTTGACAATGAGCGGCACCAAAGTATCTGAAAAG GTCGATGTCTATTCTTTTGGTGTTGTGATGTGGGAAATTCTCACTGGTGAGGATCCATATGATGGCATGCACTATGGAGGAGTTATAG GGGGCATTTTGAGTGACACACTGAGGCCGCCAGTGCCCACTTCATGTAACCCGGAATGGAAGAAACTCATGGAGCAATGCTGGTCAACTGAGCCTGAGCGAAGACCTTCATTCACTGAAGTCGCAACTTGTCTTCGTTCTATGCTGCAAGCGCAAAAATGA